The Anolis carolinensis isolate JA03-04 chromosome 2, rAnoCar3.1.pri, whole genome shotgun sequence genome has a window encoding:
- the mrpl22 gene encoding large ribosomal subunit protein uL22m isoform X3 codes for MWYLAKLIRGMTIDEALAQLEFNDKKGAKVIKEVLLEAQEMAVRKCNVEFKSNLHIAESFSGKGHYLKRIRYHGKGFFGIMDKVKCHYFVKLVEGPPPPPEPPKTGFDQAKEYVQQLRSRTIINTL; via the exons ATGTGGTACCTGGCAAAATTG ATACGTGGAATGACCATTGATGAGGCACTAGCTCAGTTGGAATTCAATGATAAAAAAGGAGCAAAGGTAATCAAAGAG gTCCTTCTGGAAGCACAAGAAATGGCAGTGAGAAAATGTAATGTAGAGTTCAAATCCAACTTACACATTG CTGAATCTTTCTCTGGAAAAGGCCACTACCTGAAAAGGATCCGCTATCATGGAAAAGGTTTTTTTGGCATTATGGACAAAGTCAAGTGTCATTACTTTGTGAAATTAGTAGAAGGTCCACCTCCGCCTCCAGAACCACCAAAGACTGGCTTTGATCAAGCTAAGGAGTATGTCCAGCAGCTTCGTAGCCGAACCATTATTAACACACTGTAG